One window from the genome of Podospora pseudocomata strain CBS 415.72m chromosome 6, whole genome shotgun sequence encodes:
- a CDS encoding hypothetical protein (COG:S; EggNog:ENOG503P45T) — MSSSPFTIRAPPATDIWRKPPSKDIFNAPTSTPSHLTPSSPLPLFLSTNLTFRLPYNHQYDQSGLLLTFSSPSSPSLKKWIKAGIEYYNSSPRLSVVSCDNWADWSVSALTPDPDTSTPWTTISIQKEGDDNGVSLWVYQVLSDGTKVPVREICWVYGLADLESWTVKVEAMAARPAKGELGELVAEVKEMDVKWKE, encoded by the exons atgtcctcctcacccttcACCATCCGCGCTCCCCCAGCAACCGACATCTGGCGCAAGCCCCCCTCCAAAGACATCTTCAACG caccaacatccaccccctcccacctaaccccctcctcccccctccccctcttcctctccacaaACCTAACCTTCCGCCTCCCCTACAACCACCAATACGACCAatccggcctcctcctcaccttttcctccccttcctccccctccctcaaaaagTGGATCAAAGCCGGCATCGAATACtacaactcctccccccgcctcTCGGTAGTCTCCTGCGACAACTGGGCCGACTGGTCCGTCTCCGCCCTCACCCCCGACCCCgacacctccaccccctggACGACAATCTCGATCCAAAAAGAGGGAGACGATAACGGGGTGTCCCTCTGGGTCTACCAAGTCCTCAGTGATGGGACCAAGGTCCCCGTGAGGGAGATTTGCTGGGTTTATGGGCTCGCTGACTTGGAAAGCTGGACGGTGAAAGTCGAGGCTATGGCGGCGAGACCGGCAAAGGGGGAattgggggagttggtggctgaggtgaaggagatggacGTTAAGTGGAAGGAGTAG
- the BRF1 gene encoding transcription factor TFIIIB subunit brf1 (EggNog:ENOG503NU1D; COG:K; BUSCO:EOG092613QA), producing MPPKPKNKRSNRVGRIMDNTDRRRQLSVAPSPSPAPAAAQAKGSSGSSEKCRNCGSTDIQEGACADCGLVLREHDIVAEITFGETSNGAATVQGSYLGANQGGVRPTGMGLSFRRVPGAGLKEARERAERETRDLCSQMVHQLSVPLDVADTAMDIYREAVRASYVKGRRKHNVAAVCMYAACRLANQKQIMLLDLADIVKTDVFLLGRNYKELMRRLPTFDTGYDPLTLENLIFRFAAKLEFLHDTNKVANSALRIAHRMVKDNISIGRRPAGISGAAIIMAARAHNFRRTVREVVYVAKVTMATLQERMSEFAAVPAASLSIKQFMQGDEMHPEASHDPPVVYKQSREWLEKHPKRARKRKASDNSPEDPQEPDQQSAPKRRRTSADADTPDSEAEEASAPHVDSDGFVIPPNPNEQPKKKQLLTDHEGALLIGGLGAPEDGLEEEEVEALHREFYEDENPNSHEYDASSEMAMAQQQGIAIPGMKVTIKPRAGSTPAANGAPISDGNATKGVQEEPAQGKRAKPTLAIDFDSQDDNIEADMEGLIEDPAIARVVEEVTRLEQQLEKQPAIQVSKAILDEETPAAETSTQEAPAVVNEQPGAAPLNTPSNEESETSTSPAASASNSLAADPLLDPIIREDEFEDDPEVMFCRLSEEDSKVKSQIWYNQNKDWLRQLQQKTFEAKVARNKPKKKSQGKKARIGEGQSGPAASASEATSQMLANRALVISTKLNYGNMDTLFSLNQGGPGSAGTQSGMPSATASNNGAGDDEEMPDDPAPAQAAGDEDHDTAAAYEEEGVEEDYQHHEEETYEQEDDEGDYDQGGHGPGFNPWDE from the coding sequence ATGCCGCCCAAACCCAAGAACAAACGCTCGAATCGCGTTGGTCGTATCATGGACAACACGGACCGCAGGAGACAGCTGTCCGTcgccccatctccctcacctgcCCCCGCGGCGGCTCAGGCGAAGGGATCTTCAGGCAGTTCGGAAAAATGCAGAAACTGCGGTAGCACAGACATCCAAGAAGGAGCTTGCGCGGACTGTGGTTTGGTCCTCCGCGAACACGACATCGTCGCCGAGATCACCTTTGGCGAGACTTCCAACGGAGCTGCCACAGTTCAAGGTAGCTATCTCGGTGCAAACCAGGGTGGCGTCCGCCCAACTGGGATGGGACTCTCCTTTCGTCGGGTTCCCGGCGCTGGCCTCAAGGAAGCTCGTGAGCGCGCCGAGAGAGAGACCAGGGATCTCTGCAGCCAGATGGTTCACCAGCTTTCTGTGCCTCTTGATGTTGCAGACACAGCTATGGACATCTACAGGGAAGCTGTTCGTGCCAGTTACGTCAAGGGCCGCCGCAAGCACAACGTCGCCGCTGTTTGCATGTATGCCGCCTGCCGCCTTGCAaatcagaaacagatcaTGCTCCTCGATCTGGCCGACATCGTCAAGACAGATGTGTTCCTTCTTGGTCGCAACTACAAAGAGCTCATGAGACGGCTTCCCACATTCGACACTGGATACGACCCTCTCACACTGGAGAATCTGATCTTTCGTTTCGCCGCCAAGCTAGAGTTCCTCCATGACACCAACAAGGTCGCCAACTCGGCACTTCGCATCGCCCACCGCATGGTCAAAGACAATATCAGCATTGGTCGCCGGCCCGCGGGTATCTCTGGCGCTGCTATCATCATGGCTGCTCGCGCGCACAACTTCCGCCGCACTGTTCGGGAGGTGGTTTACGTCGCCAAGGTCACGATGGCCACTTTGCAGGAACGCATGTCCGAATTCGCCGCCGTCCCCGCTGCCAGTCTCAGCATCAAGCAGTTTATGCAAGGTGACGAGATGCACCCCGAGGCTTCTCATGATCCCCCTGTTGTCTACAAGCAGTCCAGGGAGTGGCTCGAGAAGCACCCCAAGAGAGCCAGAAAGAGGAAGGCCTCGGACAACAGCCCAGAAGATCCCCAAGAGCCTGACCAGCAAAGCGCTCCCAAGCGTCGGAGAACTTCTGCTGATGCTGACACGCCGGACTCggaagctgaagaagcttCAGCTCCCCACGTGGACAGCGACGGTTTCGTGATcccgcccaaccccaatgaacaacccaagaagaagcagcttTTGACCGATCATGAAGGTGCTCTCCTgattggtggtttgggggcACCCGAGGACGgattggaggaagaggaagtggAGGCGTTGCACCGGGAGTTTTACGAAGATGAGAATCCGAACAGCCACGAGTACGATGCAAGCAGCGAGATGGCGATGGCTCAACAGCAAGGCATTGCTATTCCGGGTATGAAGGTGACGATCAAGCCCAGAGCTGGTTCCACTCCGGCTGCCAATGGCGCCCCCATCAGCGATGGGAACGCAACGAAGGGCGTCCAGGAGGAGCCCGCGCAAGGCAAGCGGGCGAAACCCACGCTTGCTATCGACTTCGACAGCCAGGATGATAATATTGAGGCAGACATGGAGGGACTTATCGAAGATCCGGCCATTGCCCGCGTCGTTGAAGAGGTCACCCGCCTGGAACAGCAGCTCGAGAAACAGCCGGCCATTCAGGTGTCCAAGGCGATTCTAGACGAAGAGACCCCAGCCGCAGAGACTTCTACCCAGGAGGCTCCTGCTGTCGTGAATGAGCAACCCGGCGCAGCTCCGCTCAACACACCTTCCAACGAGGAATCTGAGACCAGCACTTCACCTGCCGCCTCTGCCTCCAACTCGCTTGCTGCCGATCCTCTTCTGGACCCGATTATACGggaggatgagtttgaggatgacCCCGAGGTCATGTTCTGCCGCTTGTCCGAGGAAGATAGCAAGGTCAAGTCCCAAATTTGGTATAACCAAAACAAGGACTGGCTTCGCCAGCTGCAGCAAAAGACGTTTGAGGCAAAGGTAGCGAGAAACAAGCCTAAGAAGAAGAGCCAGGGGAAAAAGGCTCGCATTGGAGAGGGTCAATCCGGGCCTGCTGCTTCGGCGTCGGAGGCTACGTCACAGATGCTTGCCAACCGCGCGCTCGTGATCAGCACAAAACTCAATTACGGCAACATGGACACTCTCTTTAGCCTCAATCAGGGGGGTCCTGGCTCTGCTGGTACCCAAAGTGGCATGCCGAGTGCCACCGCCAGCAACAATGGAGcaggggatgatgaagagatgcCCGACgatccggctccggctcagGCTGCGGGTGATGAGGATCACGACACCGCCGCTGCGtacgaggaagagggtgtcgaggaggatTACCAACACCATGAGGAGGAGACTTATGAGcaggaagacgacgagggtGATTATGATCAGGGAGGCCATGGGCCTGGGTTCAATCCCTGGGATGAATAA